Proteins from a single region of Candidatus Zixiibacteriota bacterium:
- a CDS encoding DNA methyltransferase, which produces MALTNTLYFGDNLEILRHHIPDESVDLVYLDPPFNSNRAYNVFFQDKTGKQAASQIQAFEDSWHWTEDAQAAYDEMLGGDYPVELKEMLRAFREFMGPTDMMAYITMMAIRLFELRRVLKSTGSLFLHCDPTASHYLKLLLDQVFGIESFKNEIIWKRSQPKGHAYTRFPSSHDVIFFYNKGKTAFFDTQFRPHDPDYVEKFYKFVEEGTGRAYTLGDLTNPNKDRPNLTYEFPPKSGIVRVWRWTKDRMTREWKAGRVVIPEKGGVPRYKRYLDEMEGTIITDIWDDIEHLHGSHAETLGFPTQKPLALLERIVGAASEEGATVLDPFCGCGTTIAAAEKLHRKWIGIDITFLAVALIKKRIAEHFHDCKFQVIGEPKSTDDAKALFEQSPFQFEAWAVSFLGGQPYKSTGGGDTGIDGFLYFQDYEKKFHKIIIEVKGGKYSPRDVRALAAVLQREKAPLGLLVALQPPTSGMKRDATTLGKWKLPGHDREFPVLQIVTIDDLFNDKLPDLPDTRGTLKRAKQVIREKHQGDFF; this is translated from the coding sequence GTGGCTTTAACGAATACACTGTACTTCGGAGACAATCTCGAGATTCTCCGGCATCACATCCCGGACGAATCGGTTGATCTCGTCTATCTGGACCCGCCATTCAACTCCAATCGGGCCTACAACGTGTTTTTTCAGGACAAGACTGGTAAGCAGGCCGCCTCCCAGATCCAGGCCTTTGAAGATTCCTGGCACTGGACAGAAGATGCTCAGGCGGCATATGATGAAATGCTTGGCGGAGACTATCCGGTCGAGTTAAAGGAAATGCTCCGCGCTTTTCGTGAATTCATGGGCCCGACTGACATGATGGCGTATATAACCATGATGGCCATCCGGCTGTTCGAGTTACGCCGCGTACTGAAGTCCACTGGTTCACTCTTCCTCCATTGCGATCCCACTGCAAGCCACTACCTCAAGCTACTCTTGGATCAAGTTTTCGGCATAGAGTCGTTTAAGAACGAGATCATCTGGAAACGGTCTCAGCCTAAGGGTCATGCATACACACGTTTTCCAAGTTCCCACGACGTGATTTTCTTCTACAATAAGGGCAAGACAGCCTTCTTCGACACCCAATTCCGCCCGCACGATCCGGACTACGTCGAGAAGTTCTACAAGTTTGTCGAGGAAGGAACTGGGAGAGCTTATACACTTGGTGATTTGACCAATCCTAATAAAGACCGCCCGAACCTAACTTACGAGTTTCCTCCCAAGAGTGGCATCGTCCGTGTGTGGCGTTGGACCAAAGACAGAATGACTCGTGAGTGGAAAGCCGGTCGAGTTGTTATTCCGGAGAAGGGTGGGGTGCCGCGATATAAGCGCTATCTGGACGAAATGGAAGGTACGATCATTACGGACATCTGGGATGACATTGAACACCTTCACGGATCGCACGCCGAGACACTCGGTTTCCCGACACAAAAGCCACTCGCGCTCCTTGAAAGAATTGTAGGGGCGGCATCTGAAGAAGGTGCCACCGTTCTCGATCCCTTCTGTGGGTGCGGGACAACCATTGCAGCGGCAGAAAAGCTCCACCGCAAGTGGATCGGCATTGATATTACGTTTCTTGCCGTGGCTCTCATAAAGAAACGAATTGCGGAACATTTTCACGACTGCAAATTTCAAGTCATCGGGGAACCGAAGTCGACAGACGACGCCAAGGCTCTCTTTGAGCAGTCGCCATTCCAATTTGAGGCCTGGGCGGTTTCGTTCCTTGGCGGCCAGCCATACAAGAGCACAGGCGGCGGAGATACCGGCATTGACGGATTTCTCTATTTCCAAGACTACGAGAAGAAGTTTCACAAGATCATAATCGAGGTAAAAGGCGGCAAATATTCGCCACGAGACGTCCGTGCTTTGGCCGCCGTCCTGCAGCGGGAGAAAGCCCCGCTGGGTCTTTTGGTGGCTCTACAGCCGCCCACGTCGGGCATGAAACGGGATGCCACTACACTCGGCAAGTGGAAACTACCGGGGCACGATCGGGAATTCCCCGTTCTCCAGATAGTAACCATTGACGATCTGTTCAATGACAAGTTACCCGACCTGCCGGACACACGTGGGACTCTGAAGCGTGCCAAGCAAGTGATACGCGAAAAACACCAGGGGGATTTCTTCTGA